Proteins encoded by one window of Aphis gossypii isolate Hap1 chromosome X, ASM2018417v2, whole genome shotgun sequence:
- the LOC114132959 gene encoding dynein light chain roadblock-type 2-like: MIIILIKLLVCLIESFKNLNQKMNDIHHEFEETVKRIQSHNGVDGVIVVNNNGDLITSTLDMRSSVSYAELLSTLAENAIGFVRNLDPSNELTVLRMGSKRREVLVAPGKDFIIIVLQKQNLKSIMKSIANSLS, encoded by the exons ATGATAatcatacttattaaattgttagtgTGTCTTAttgaatcttttaaaaatttgaaccaGAAAATGAATGATATTCATCACGAATTCGAAGAAACTGTAAAACGTATCCAATCTCACAACGGAGTTGATGGTGTCATTGTCGTAAACAATAATG gtGATCTTATAACTTCAACTCTAGACATGAGATCGTCTGTTAGTTACGCTGAATTGTTGTCCACGTTAGCTGAAAACGCAATAGGGTTTGTCAGAAACCTGGATCCGTCAAACGAGTTAACTGTCTTACGAATGGGTTCTAAAAGACGAGAAGTATTGGTGGCACCAG gtaaAGATTTCATAATAATCGTTCTTCAGAAACAAAATCTTAAGTCTATTATGAAAAGTATAGCAAACTCTTTATCATAA